Proteins from a single region of Sesamum indicum cultivar Zhongzhi No. 13 linkage group LG5, S_indicum_v1.0, whole genome shotgun sequence:
- the LOC105161679 gene encoding rhomboid-like protein 15 isoform X3: MRSNIVSEAGLPTRINQWWEGIPFVTSAIVIVCGIIYLVCLFVGYDSFVEVCFLPSAVVSHFQVYRAYTAIVFHGSLLHVLFNMLALVPMGSELERIMGSIRLFYITILLATSNAILHLLMALVVAHNPFSPDQSLMNQCSIGFSGILFSMIVIETSLSGAQSRSVFGLFNVPAKWYVWILLVVFQLLMTNVSLLGHLCGILSGYAYTFGLFNVLIPGPSFYSSIESSSWLSTCVRRPKFIMCTGSNTSGHIPTYTNETTTSSGLFSGNMLRNLSSWMPQRESPVQTGPNSDRFPGRGRTLGSGANQAAPTAISDSGLQTRLLDDVDNLDQASHPATIGGGQRILDGSLIDGFIRSLLLLFRPPVQNSALAPTRMQSNQGAVASEDEVKKLVAMGFDKTQVEVAIAAADGDLNVAVEILMSQQG, from the exons ATGAGATCAAACATTGTGTCAGAG GCAGGGCTGCCAACTAGGATAAATCAATGGTGGGAAGGCATTCCTTTCGTTACATCGGCGATAGTGATTGTTTGTGGAATCATTTACTTGGTCTGTTTGTTCGTTGGGTATGACTCCTTTGTTGAAGTATGCTTCTTGCCTTCGGCTGTTGTTTCACACTTTCAGG TTTACAGGGCTTACACTGCAATTGTTTTTCATGGTTCTTTACTACATGTTCTCTTCAACATGTTGGCACTGGTTCCCATGGGCTCTGAGCTGGAAAGAATTATGGGTTCCATCCGCTTGTTCTACATAACAATTCTACTGGCCACAAGCAATGCCATACTTCATCTTCTTATGGCGTTAGTGGTAGCTCATAATCCATTTAGTCCTGATCAGTCTCTCATGAATCAATGTTCAATAGGTTTCTCAGGGATCCTGTTCTCTATGATTGTGATAGAGACAAGTCTTAGCGGAGCCCAATCTCGGAG TGTCTTTGGACTGTTTAACGTGCCTGCAAAATG GTACGTATGGATATTGTTAGTGGTGTTTCAGCTTCTTATGACAAATGTCTCATTACTTGGCCACTTATGTGGTATTTTGTCGGGATATGCAT ATACTTTTGGGCTGTTTAATGTCTTGATTCCTGGGCCGTCCTTCTATTCATCCATTGAATCGTCCTCTTGGCTT TCTACCTGTGTGAGGAGacctaaatttataatgtgCACGGGCAGCAATACTTCTGGCCACATTCCCACATATACAAATGAAACCACCACTTCAAG TGGATTATTTTCTGGAAATATGTTGAGGAATTTGTCTTCTTGGATGCCACAAAGAGAAAGTCCTGTTCAG ACTGGACCAAACAGTGATAGGTTTCCCGGGAGAGGAAGGACACTTGGTTCTGGTGCAAATCAAGCAGCTCCAACTGCAATATCTGATTCTGGTTTACAGACTAGACTTCTTGATGATGTTGACAACCTGGATCAGGCATCACATCCGGCAACAATTGGGGGAGGGCAGCGTATCTTGGATGGGAG TCTGATTGATGGTTTCATACGTAGTTTACTTCTGCTTTTCAGACCGCCTGTACAAAATAGTGCACTGGCCCCTACCAGAATGCAAAGCAATCAG GGTGCCGTTGCATCTGAAGATGAAGTTAAGAAACTTGTCGCAATGGGTTTTGAtaag ACACAGGTAGAAGTAGCAATAGCAGCTGCTGACGGAGATCTAAACGTTGCAGTGGAAATACTTATGAGCCAGCAG GGATAG
- the LOC105161679 gene encoding rhomboid-like protein 15 isoform X1, translating to MRSNIVSEAGLPTRINQWWEGIPFVTSAIVIVCGIIYLVCLFVGYDSFVEVCFLPSAVVSHFQVYRAYTAIVFHGSLLHVLFNMLALVPMGSELERIMGSIRLFYITILLATSNAILHLLMALVVAHNPFSPDQSLMNQCSIGFSGILFSMIVIETSLSGAQSRSVFGLFNVPAKWYVWILLVVFQLLMTNVSLLGHLCGILSGYAYTFGLFNVLIPGPSFYSSIESSSWLSTCVRRPKFIMCTGSNTSGHIPTYTNETTTSSGLFSGNMLRNLSSWMPQRESPVQTGPNSDRFPGRGRTLGSGANQAAPTAISDSGLQTRLLDDVDNLDQASHPATIGGGQRILDGSLIDGFIRSLLLLFRPPVQNSALAPTRMQSNQGAVASEDEVKKLVAMGFDKTQVEVAIAAADGDLNVAVEILMSQQTTKITRQSTPNPKLQREKNF from the exons ATGAGATCAAACATTGTGTCAGAG GCAGGGCTGCCAACTAGGATAAATCAATGGTGGGAAGGCATTCCTTTCGTTACATCGGCGATAGTGATTGTTTGTGGAATCATTTACTTGGTCTGTTTGTTCGTTGGGTATGACTCCTTTGTTGAAGTATGCTTCTTGCCTTCGGCTGTTGTTTCACACTTTCAGG TTTACAGGGCTTACACTGCAATTGTTTTTCATGGTTCTTTACTACATGTTCTCTTCAACATGTTGGCACTGGTTCCCATGGGCTCTGAGCTGGAAAGAATTATGGGTTCCATCCGCTTGTTCTACATAACAATTCTACTGGCCACAAGCAATGCCATACTTCATCTTCTTATGGCGTTAGTGGTAGCTCATAATCCATTTAGTCCTGATCAGTCTCTCATGAATCAATGTTCAATAGGTTTCTCAGGGATCCTGTTCTCTATGATTGTGATAGAGACAAGTCTTAGCGGAGCCCAATCTCGGAG TGTCTTTGGACTGTTTAACGTGCCTGCAAAATG GTACGTATGGATATTGTTAGTGGTGTTTCAGCTTCTTATGACAAATGTCTCATTACTTGGCCACTTATGTGGTATTTTGTCGGGATATGCAT ATACTTTTGGGCTGTTTAATGTCTTGATTCCTGGGCCGTCCTTCTATTCATCCATTGAATCGTCCTCTTGGCTT TCTACCTGTGTGAGGAGacctaaatttataatgtgCACGGGCAGCAATACTTCTGGCCACATTCCCACATATACAAATGAAACCACCACTTCAAG TGGATTATTTTCTGGAAATATGTTGAGGAATTTGTCTTCTTGGATGCCACAAAGAGAAAGTCCTGTTCAG ACTGGACCAAACAGTGATAGGTTTCCCGGGAGAGGAAGGACACTTGGTTCTGGTGCAAATCAAGCAGCTCCAACTGCAATATCTGATTCTGGTTTACAGACTAGACTTCTTGATGATGTTGACAACCTGGATCAGGCATCACATCCGGCAACAATTGGGGGAGGGCAGCGTATCTTGGATGGGAG TCTGATTGATGGTTTCATACGTAGTTTACTTCTGCTTTTCAGACCGCCTGTACAAAATAGTGCACTGGCCCCTACCAGAATGCAAAGCAATCAG GGTGCCGTTGCATCTGAAGATGAAGTTAAGAAACTTGTCGCAATGGGTTTTGAtaag ACACAGGTAGAAGTAGCAATAGCAGCTGCTGACGGAGATCTAAACGTTGCAGTGGAAATACTTATGAGCCAGCAG ACGACAAAAATTACTCGCCAGAGCACTCCAAATCCAAAACTCCAGCGTGAGAAGAATTTCTGA
- the LOC105161678 gene encoding protein-lysine N-methyltransferase N6AMT2 — MTSAEGSLGKELEHTPNGAVVVNDVKEDDEDDVPMLSSQALEALKEFLTEQNRELEAADDVEEVALVAEDWRLSQFWYDRRTAETIAYEVATLCQTLPSPRVSCIACPTLYAYLKKIVPEVPAQLLEYDKRFEQYGTDFTLYDYNQPEDIPSSLKHSFPIVVADPPYLSKECLEKVAETIRYLSMPGESYLLLLTGEVQKDLAAKLLGLHPCGFRPQHSSKLGNEFRLFTSYDPGARLNGWEKEF, encoded by the exons ATGACGTCAGCGGAAGGAAGCCTCGGAAAAGAGCTGGAACATACGCCGAACGGTGCCGTAGTTGTCAATGACGTCAAGGAAGACGATGAAGATGATGTTCCAATGCTAAGCTCTCAAGCTCTGGAGGCGCTCAAGGAGTTCCTCACCGAACAGAACCGGGAGCTTGAAGCGGCGGATGATGTCGAGGAGGTGGCCCTGGTGGCGGAGGACTGGCGGCTCAGCCAGTTCTGGTACGATCGTCGTACAGCCGAAACTATCGCATACGAGGTCGCGACTCTCTGTCAAACGCTCCCTTCTCCTCGCGTTTCGTGCATTGCTTGCCCCACTCTGTATGCCTATCTCAAG aaaattgttCCAGAAGTGCCAGCCCAGCTTCTTGAGTATGATAAAAGGTTTGAGCAATATGGGACTGACTTCACACTCTATGACTACAACCAACCTGAGGATATCCCATCTTCGCTGAAGCACTCATTTCCAATTGTAGTTGCTGATCCTCCCTACCTG AGCAAGGAGTGCTTGGAGAAAGTTGCTGAAACAATTAGATATTTATCCATGCCAGGAGAATCTTACCTACTATTACTCACAG GTGAGGTGCAAAAGGATTTGGCTGCAAAGCTTTTAGGCTTGCACCCATGTGGTTTTCGACCTCAGCACTCGAGCAAACTTGGCAATGAGTTTCGGCTTTTTACCAGCTATGATCCTGGGGCAAGGCTCAATGGGTGGGAGAAAGAATTTTAA
- the LOC105161679 gene encoding rhomboid-like protein 15 isoform X2, which produces MRSNIVSEAGLPTRINQWWEGIPFVTSAIVIVCGIIYLVCLFVGYDSFVEVCFLPSAVVSHFQVYRAYTAIVFHGSLLHVLFNMLALVPMGSELERIMGSIRLFYITILLATSNAILHLLMALVVAHNPFSPDQSLMNQCSIGFSGILFSMIVIETSLSGAQSRSVFGLFNVPAKWYVWILLVVFQLLMTNVSLLGHLCGILSGYAYTFGLFNVLIPGPSFYSSIESSSWLSTCVRRPKFIMCTGSNTSGHIPTYTNETTTSSGLFSGNMLRNLSSWMPQRESPVQTGPNSDRFPGRGRTLGSGANQAAPTAISDSGLQTRLLDDVDNLDQASHPATIGGGQRILDGRPPVQNSALAPTRMQSNQGAVASEDEVKKLVAMGFDKTQVEVAIAAADGDLNVAVEILMSQQTTKITRQSTPNPKLQREKNF; this is translated from the exons ATGAGATCAAACATTGTGTCAGAG GCAGGGCTGCCAACTAGGATAAATCAATGGTGGGAAGGCATTCCTTTCGTTACATCGGCGATAGTGATTGTTTGTGGAATCATTTACTTGGTCTGTTTGTTCGTTGGGTATGACTCCTTTGTTGAAGTATGCTTCTTGCCTTCGGCTGTTGTTTCACACTTTCAGG TTTACAGGGCTTACACTGCAATTGTTTTTCATGGTTCTTTACTACATGTTCTCTTCAACATGTTGGCACTGGTTCCCATGGGCTCTGAGCTGGAAAGAATTATGGGTTCCATCCGCTTGTTCTACATAACAATTCTACTGGCCACAAGCAATGCCATACTTCATCTTCTTATGGCGTTAGTGGTAGCTCATAATCCATTTAGTCCTGATCAGTCTCTCATGAATCAATGTTCAATAGGTTTCTCAGGGATCCTGTTCTCTATGATTGTGATAGAGACAAGTCTTAGCGGAGCCCAATCTCGGAG TGTCTTTGGACTGTTTAACGTGCCTGCAAAATG GTACGTATGGATATTGTTAGTGGTGTTTCAGCTTCTTATGACAAATGTCTCATTACTTGGCCACTTATGTGGTATTTTGTCGGGATATGCAT ATACTTTTGGGCTGTTTAATGTCTTGATTCCTGGGCCGTCCTTCTATTCATCCATTGAATCGTCCTCTTGGCTT TCTACCTGTGTGAGGAGacctaaatttataatgtgCACGGGCAGCAATACTTCTGGCCACATTCCCACATATACAAATGAAACCACCACTTCAAG TGGATTATTTTCTGGAAATATGTTGAGGAATTTGTCTTCTTGGATGCCACAAAGAGAAAGTCCTGTTCAG ACTGGACCAAACAGTGATAGGTTTCCCGGGAGAGGAAGGACACTTGGTTCTGGTGCAAATCAAGCAGCTCCAACTGCAATATCTGATTCTGGTTTACAGACTAGACTTCTTGATGATGTTGACAACCTGGATCAGGCATCACATCCGGCAACAATTGGGGGAGGGCAGCGTATCTTGGATGGGAG ACCGCCTGTACAAAATAGTGCACTGGCCCCTACCAGAATGCAAAGCAATCAG GGTGCCGTTGCATCTGAAGATGAAGTTAAGAAACTTGTCGCAATGGGTTTTGAtaag ACACAGGTAGAAGTAGCAATAGCAGCTGCTGACGGAGATCTAAACGTTGCAGTGGAAATACTTATGAGCCAGCAG ACGACAAAAATTACTCGCCAGAGCACTCCAAATCCAAAACTCCAGCGTGAGAAGAATTTCTGA
- the LOC105161796 gene encoding probable glycosyltransferase At5g03795, with protein MPDMAASSARFISFSTSFARRVLTDSCRGLFFLSVFLSFTSSIFLSLYIAYTSKLHIHPGITQVYVNPLLEYSRINTQTTVSVASQQNLNTPSVVSQGPTEVLGNRSNISIGVEEPANVGEIPSPPSVSRGDLDRRLPESIVEVSSTGGNDKYDNVFHDRDLFMEEYKEMKRSLKIYAYPHKKNDPFANVLLPVESEPGGNYASESYFKKALFRSRFLTDNPSEADLFYLPFSIAGLRHDKRVGVGGIQNFIRNYIRNISLSYPYWNRSGGADHFYVACHSVGRSAMEKAVEVKLNAIQVVCSSSYFLAGYVSHKDASIPQIWPRKGKPPTRLPSERENLAFYAGAMNSRVREFLVKVWENDSEISVHHSRLKTPYSEALLGSKYCIHAKGFEVNTARIADALYYGCVPVVLADHYDLPYADILNWNSFSVVVSTMDIPLLKKILQEISYNEYLRLQSNVMRVQQHFQWHHLPVDFDAFHMVMYELWLRRSHARIVLQY; from the exons ATGCCGGATATGGCAGCGTCCAGTGCTCGTTTCATCTCTTTTAGCACGTCTTTTGCTCGTCGGGTGCTGACAGATTCATGCAGAGGCTTATTTTTTCTGTCTGTTTTCCTATCTTTCACAAGCTCAATTTTCCTGTCTCTCTACATAGCTTATACTTCAAAACTGCACATTCATCCTGGCATAACCCAAGTCTATGTAAATCCACTTCTTGAGTACTCAAGAATCAATACTCAGACCACTGTAAGTGTTGCAAGCCAACAAAACCTTAACACTCCATCTGTTGTTTCTCAAGGACCAACAGAGGTTTTGGGAAACAGAAGTAACATAAGCATTGGCGTTGAAGAACCTGCAAATGTAGGTGAAATCCCTTCACCACCAAGTGTCAGCAGGGGTGATCTTGACAGACGGTTGCCTGAAAGCATAGTCGAAGTGAGCTCAACGG GTGGCAATGACAAATACGACAATGTTTTCCACGACAGAGATCTCTTCATGGAAGAGTACAAGGAAATGAAGAGAAGCctgaaaatatatgcatatccCCACAAGAAAAACGACCCCTTTGCTAACGTGCTGCTGCCGGTGGAGTCTGAACCAGGGGGCAACTATGCTAGTGAGAGCTATTTCAAGAAAGCACTATTCAGAAGCCGTTTCCTCACAGACAACCCCTCGGAAGCAGACCTTTTCTACCTGCCCTTTTCGATTGCTGGTTTGAGGCACGACAAGAGGGTAGGGGTTGGTGGGATTCAAAATTTCATCAGAAATTATATTAGAAACATTAGCCTTAGCTACCCATATTGGAATAGAAGCGGTGGAGCCGATCATTTCTATGTTGCTTGCCATTCAGTGGGAAGGTCAGCAATGGAGAAAGCAGTAGAAGTTAAACTAAATGCCATTCAAGTTGTTTGTTCGTCAAGCTATTTCTTGGCTGGTTATGTTTCTCATAAGGACGCATCGATACCTCAGATTTGGCCTAGAAAAGGGAAGCCTCCAACTCGTTTGCCATCAGAAAG GGAAAACCTCGCTTTCTATGCAGGAGCAATGAACTCTCGTGTTCGTGAGTTTTTGGTGAAAGTTTGGGAGAATGACAGTGAGATCTCAGTCCACCATTCTCGTCTCAAAACACCGTATTCAGAAGCCCTATTGGGAAgcaagtattgcattcatgcCAAAGGGTTTGAGGTAAACACGGCACGCATAGCAGATGCTTTGTACTATGGTTGTGTGCCTGTTGTTTTAGCTGATCACTATGATCTCCCTTACGCTGACATCTTGAACTGGAACAGCTTCTCCGTAGTTGTTTCAACAATGGATATCCCATTGCTGAAGAAAATACTACAAGAAATAAGCTACAATGAGTACTTGAGGTTACAGAGCAATGTAATGAGAGTGCAGCAACATTTTCAGTGGCATCATTTGCCTGTTGATTTTGATGCTTTTCACATGGTTATGTATGAGTTATGGCTTCGAAGAAGTCATGCAAGAATAGTTCTTCAATACTGA
- the LOC105161677 gene encoding syntaxin-132 — translation MNDLLSDSFVIPRDQGNRNGDIEMGIERQMHSGELGLDNFFKQVQEIEKQYEKLNSLLRKLQDAHEESKAITKAAAMKAIKKRMEKDVDEVGKVARSIKLKLEELDKENLANRQKPGCGQGSGVDRSRTATTVALKKKFKDRMSEFQTLRENIHQEYREVVERRVFTVTGTRADEETIDQLIETGDSEQIFQKAIREQGRGQVMDTLAEIQERHDAVRDLEKKLLDLQQIFLDMAVLVEAQGDMLDNIESQVSSAVDHVQSGNTALQRAKSLQKSSRKWMCIAILILLIIVVIIVVGVLKPWQTKNGA, via the exons ATGAATGACCTTTTGTCG GATTCCTTTGTGATCCCACGGGATCAAGGTAATAGGAATGGTGATATTGAAATGGGGATCGAGAGACAAATGCATTCAGGAGAGCTAGGCCTGGACAATTTCTTTAAGCAG GTCCAGGAGATTGAGAAACAATATGAAAAACTCAATTCCCTACTAAGAAAGCTTCAG GACGCACACGAGGAATCAAAGGCTATCACCAAGGCTGCTGCTATGAAag CGATCAAGAAGCGAATGGAGAAGGATGTCGATGAAGTTGGAAAAGTTGCCCGttctattaaattaaaacttgaGGAACTTGACAAAGAG AATTTAGCCAATAGACAAAAGCCTGGATGTGGACAAGGGTCAGGTGTAGACAGATCAAGAACAGCGACAACAGT GGCTTTGAAGAAGAAGTTTAAAGACAGGATGTCTGAATTTCAG ACTTTACGAGAGAATATACATCAAGAGTATCGGGAAGTTGTTGAGAGGCGTGTATTTACAG TAACGGGCACTCGAGCTGATGAAGAG ACAATTGATCAATTAATAGAGACCGGGGATAGCGAGCAGATATTCCAGAAAGCAATTCGAGAACAAGGCAGAGGACAG GTAATGGACACTCTGGCAGAAATTCAAGAGCGACATGATGCAGTGAGAGATTTAGAGAAGAAGCTTCTAGATTTGCAACAG ATATTCCTGGACATGGCTGTACTGGTGGAAGCTCAAGGGGACATGCTTGATAACATAGAGTCACAG GTTTCATCAGCTGTAGACCACGTGCAGTCTGGGAATACTGCTCTTCAGAGGGCAAAAAGTCTGCAAAAGAGCTCCAGGAAATGGATGTGTATAGCGATCCTCATCCTTCTCATTATTGTTGTTATCATAGTCGTGGGTGTGCTTAAGCCATGGCAGACGAAGAACGGGGCTTAG